The following are encoded together in the Cyanobacterium aponinum PCC 10605 genome:
- a CDS encoding histidine phosphatase family protein gives MNKKELMSSTLYLARHGNRLDFVYPEWFNTAPRKYDPPLSEDGKIQAQQLAQRLIKEKIDYIVSSPFLRAIQTAHIVAENLDLTIKLEAGLGEWHNQDWMSYPPEIHPREELEEIYPRIDWNYSSLLTPIYPESEIEMLTRMKKTGELLVNNFQGNLLLIGHSMTILGITNGLLRENRAIKASVCSLTKIVNREGHWQLELETETSFLSEFDIKLSDGGGE, from the coding sequence ATGAATAAAAAAGAATTAATGTCCTCAACTCTTTACCTTGCCAGACACGGAAATAGATTAGACTTTGTTTATCCAGAATGGTTTAACACTGCCCCAAGAAAATATGATCCTCCCTTATCAGAAGATGGTAAGATACAGGCTCAACAATTAGCACAAAGATTAATCAAAGAGAAAATAGACTATATAGTTAGTTCTCCTTTTTTACGAGCGATTCAAACTGCACATATTGTTGCTGAAAATCTTGATTTAACCATCAAACTAGAAGCCGGGTTAGGAGAATGGCATAATCAGGATTGGATGAGTTATCCTCCAGAAATCCACCCCCGTGAAGAATTAGAAGAAATTTATCCTCGAATTGATTGGAATTATTCTAGTTTATTAACCCCAATCTATCCTGAAAGCGAAATAGAGATGTTAACAAGAATGAAAAAAACAGGGGAATTATTGGTCAATAATTTTCAAGGTAATTTATTATTAATTGGTCACAGCATGACTATTTTGGGAATTACTAATGGTTTACTGAGGGAAAATAGGGCAATTAAAGCCTCTGTTTGTTCTTTAACGAAGATAGTTAATCGAGAAGGTCATTGGCAATTAGAATTAGAAACTGAAACTTCTTTTTTATCTGAGTTCGATATAAAATTATCTGATGGTGGTGGGGAATAG
- a CDS encoding glutathione S-transferase family protein, with protein sequence MLNPLSWQELEALTDFQIDKVNGVTNSQSTLRLFNKPEEKVRVTLYRDHHAWCPYCQKIWLWLEEKQIPYRIRKVTMFCYGQKESWYKEKVPSGMLPAVELDGHIITESDDILKALEQDFGVLGYGMEDEKVIPLRRLERLLFRAWCTWLCYPTMFPLQEMNNRRGFLQVVKEVEGALSVTDSPFFLDDFSVADVVFVPYVERMNASLYYYKGYSLREENPLLSRWFSALEERSTYRGTQSDFHTHAHDLPPQMGGCYSNNEKQTLINQKRVDRGDWFSLPDVKYNEPENSRQEALYRVLKHRHNIIKVNPTDNEMFDLALRCALTYMMTDKECSPPPETDLALRYLRDRICVPRDMSIYAAKRLRTALEYTASLAGDRQPEALPLRHRRDQNPMNFQTP encoded by the coding sequence ATGTTAAATCCTCTCTCTTGGCAAGAATTAGAAGCTCTCACAGATTTTCAGATTGATAAGGTCAATGGTGTTACTAACTCTCAATCTACGTTGAGGTTGTTTAATAAACCAGAAGAAAAAGTAAGAGTAACCCTTTATAGAGATCATCATGCTTGGTGTCCTTATTGTCAAAAAATTTGGTTATGGTTGGAGGAAAAACAAATTCCTTACCGTATTCGTAAAGTAACCATGTTTTGCTATGGGCAGAAAGAAAGTTGGTACAAAGAAAAAGTGCCTTCGGGAATGTTACCCGCAGTAGAATTAGACGGGCATATTATTACCGAAAGTGACGATATTCTCAAGGCTTTAGAACAAGATTTTGGAGTTTTGGGTTATGGTATGGAAGATGAAAAAGTGATTCCTTTACGCCGATTAGAAAGATTGTTATTTAGAGCGTGGTGTACATGGTTATGCTATCCCACAATGTTTCCTTTACAAGAGATGAATAATCGTCGTGGTTTTTTACAGGTGGTGAAAGAGGTTGAGGGGGCTTTATCTGTTACTGATAGCCCTTTTTTCTTAGATGATTTTAGTGTGGCTGATGTTGTTTTTGTTCCTTATGTGGAAAGGATGAATGCTAGTCTTTATTACTATAAAGGTTATTCTTTAAGAGAAGAGAATCCTCTTTTGTCTCGTTGGTTTTCTGCTTTGGAAGAGCGTTCAACCTATAGGGGTACACAAAGCGATTTTCATACCCATGCCCATGATTTACCGCCACAAATGGGCGGATGCTATTCTAACAATGAGAAGCAAACTTTGATTAATCAAAAAAGAGTCGATCGCGGTGATTGGTTTAGTTTACCCGATGTAAAATACAATGAACCAGAAAATTCCCGTCAAGAAGCCTTATATCGTGTCCTCAAACATCGTCATAACATTATCAAAGTCAATCCAACCGATAATGAAATGTTTGATTTAGCTTTGCGTTGTGCTTTAACTTATATGATGACAGACAAAGAATGCTCTCCTCCTCCTGAAACGGATTTAGCCTTAAGATATTTGCGCGATCGCATCTGTGTACCCCGTGATATGTCAATTTATGCCGCCAAACGACTCCGCACCGCCTTGGAATATACCGCTAGTTTAGCAGGAGATAGACAACCTGAAGCCCTGCCTTTACGTCATCGTCGGGATCAAAATCCCATGAATTTTCAAACACCATAG
- the gyrA gene encoding DNA gyrase subunit A — MTSSQERIVPTNLTNEMSRSYLEYAMSVIVGRALPDARDGLKPVHRRILYAMYELGLTADRPFRKCARVVGEVLGKYHPHGDTAVYDALVRMAQDFSMRNPLINGHGNFGSIDNDPPAAMRYTECRLQALAVEGLLRDIESETVDFIDNFDGSQQEPVVLPARVPQLLLNGATGIAVGMATNIPPHNLGELINGAIAMIHNPDITDLELMEYIPGPDFPTGGQILGRQGIKDAYTTGRGSITMRGVANIETVRAAGRQEKEAIIVTELPYQTNKAGLIEKIAELVNDKRIDGISDIRDESDRTGMRIVIELKRDAYPRVVLNNLYKQTAIQSNFGANMLALVNNEPQLLTISQFLRVFLDFRVEAITRRTRYQLRKAEERDHLLQGLLIALDNLDAVIRLIRGAADSATAKQELVNDFSLSETQADAILQMQLRRLTALEAEKIEAEHQDLLTQITDFQDILARKERIYNIIESELEDIKKVHATPRRTEIVQADGDLGDIDLIANEQVAIILTNQGYLKKMLVNTFEAQNRATRGKSGAKIKEDDVVEHFLTGCDHDRILFFSDKGVVYGLNAYQLPALSRNARGVPIVQMLPIASDEKITSMIAVSEFTDHEYLVMLTQKGLIKKTALSAFANIRSNGLIAISLGEGDELRWVRLATEDDSILIGSRQGMAIHFHADNEQLRPLSRTAKGVKSMKLRKGDEIISMDILPSQVTATIAEADDQEDDTLELEEEELTSDTGKEAPWALAVTTSGFGKRVPVSQFRLQRRAGMGLKAIRFRKKSDALAALRIVNPEDEFMIITTRGIIIRCDVNAVSLQSRQASGVRVQKLDSEDAIAAIALVPPSAEEEENE, encoded by the coding sequence ATGACATCTAGCCAAGAACGCATAGTACCTACTAACTTAACCAATGAAATGTCTCGGTCTTACTTAGAATACGCCATGAGCGTTATCGTAGGAAGAGCATTGCCCGATGCCAGAGATGGACTCAAACCGGTTCATAGACGCATTCTCTACGCTATGTATGAATTAGGTTTGACTGCTGATCGCCCCTTTCGTAAATGTGCGAGGGTAGTAGGGGAAGTTTTAGGTAAATATCACCCTCATGGTGACACGGCGGTATATGATGCTTTAGTGAGAATGGCGCAGGATTTTTCCATGCGTAACCCGTTGATTAATGGTCATGGAAACTTCGGTAGTATTGATAATGACCCTCCGGCGGCGATGCGTTATACCGAATGTCGTTTACAGGCTTTGGCGGTGGAAGGTTTACTGCGAGATATTGAATCAGAAACCGTTGATTTTATTGATAACTTTGATGGTTCACAACAAGAACCTGTTGTATTACCTGCCCGTGTCCCTCAACTGCTTCTTAATGGTGCGACGGGGATTGCAGTGGGTATGGCGACTAATATTCCTCCCCATAATCTTGGTGAATTGATTAACGGTGCGATCGCAATGATTCACAATCCAGATATTACGGATTTGGAGTTAATGGAATATATCCCAGGTCCTGATTTTCCCACAGGAGGACAAATTTTAGGTCGTCAGGGTATTAAAGATGCTTATACCACTGGTAGAGGCTCAATTACTATGCGTGGGGTTGCCAACATTGAAACTGTGAGGGCGGCGGGAAGACAGGAAAAAGAAGCAATCATCGTCACAGAATTACCCTATCAAACCAATAAAGCAGGTTTAATTGAAAAAATCGCCGAATTAGTTAACGATAAAAGGATTGACGGTATTTCGGATATACGGGATGAGAGCGATCGCACTGGAATGCGTATTGTTATAGAATTAAAAAGAGATGCTTATCCCAGAGTTGTTCTTAATAACTTATATAAACAAACAGCTATTCAAAGTAATTTTGGGGCAAATATGTTGGCATTAGTCAATAACGAGCCTCAATTACTTACAATAAGTCAATTTTTACGGGTATTCTTAGATTTTCGTGTGGAAGCTATCACCCGACGCACCCGCTATCAACTGAGAAAGGCAGAAGAAAGAGATCATTTATTACAAGGATTATTAATTGCCCTAGATAACCTCGATGCAGTCATTAGACTAATCAGAGGGGCGGCGGATAGTGCCACTGCTAAACAAGAATTAGTTAACGATTTCAGCCTCTCAGAAACCCAAGCCGATGCTATTTTACAAATGCAATTGCGTCGTTTAACTGCCCTAGAAGCAGAAAAAATTGAAGCGGAACATCAAGACTTATTAACCCAAATTACCGATTTTCAAGATATTTTAGCTCGTAAAGAAAGAATTTATAACATTATCGAATCAGAATTAGAAGACATCAAAAAAGTTCATGCTACTCCCAGACGCACGGAAATAGTCCAAGCGGACGGAGATTTAGGAGATATTGATTTAATTGCTAATGAACAAGTTGCCATTATCCTGACTAACCAAGGCTATTTGAAAAAAATGTTGGTAAATACCTTTGAGGCACAAAATAGAGCCACCAGAGGTAAGTCTGGAGCGAAAATCAAGGAGGATGATGTAGTTGAACATTTTCTCACGGGTTGTGATCACGATCGCATCTTATTCTTTAGTGACAAGGGTGTTGTCTATGGCTTAAATGCTTATCAACTACCTGCCCTGTCGAGAAATGCTAGAGGTGTACCCATTGTACAGATGTTACCCATTGCCAGTGATGAAAAAATTACCTCAATGATAGCAGTAAGTGAATTTACTGATCATGAATATTTAGTCATGTTAACCCAAAAAGGTTTAATCAAAAAAACTGCTCTCTCCGCCTTTGCCAATATTCGCAGTAATGGTTTAATTGCCATTTCTTTGGGAGAAGGAGACGAACTACGGTGGGTAAGACTAGCCACAGAAGATGATAGTATTTTAATTGGCTCTCGTCAGGGTATGGCGATTCATTTCCACGCCGACAATGAACAATTACGCCCTCTTTCCCGTACTGCTAAAGGGGTAAAATCCATGAAACTCCGAAAAGGAGACGAAATTATCAGCATGGACATATTACCATCTCAAGTAACTGCCACCATTGCTGAAGCAGATGATCAAGAAGATGATACCCTCGAATTGGAGGAGGAAGAATTAACCAGCGACACTGGAAAAGAAGCCCCTTGGGCATTAGCTGTAACTACTAGCGGTTTTGGTAAAAGAGTACCTGTATCTCAATTCCGTTTACAAAGAAGAGCAGGAATGGGTTTAAAAGCGATTCGTTTCCGCAAAAAAAGCGATGCTTTAGCGGCTCTACGCATTGTTAACCCTGAAGATGAATTTATGATTATCACCACCAGAGGTATTATTATCCGTTGTGATGTCAATGCGGTTTCTCTCCAATCTCGTCAGGCTAGTGGGGTAAGAGTGCAAAAATTAGATAGTGAAGATGCGATCGCAGCTATTGCTTTAGTTCCTCCCTCCGCCGAAGAAGAGGAAAACGAGTAA
- a CDS encoding M61 family metallopeptidase: MTNITYTVSITNPQLHLFDVELKIDKWEKKQLNLKMPVWTPGSYLVREYARHLQNFQVKGNKQNNLSYQKKTKNHWLIETDNETTINVKYQIYANELTVRTNHLDETHGFFTGAALFLYVPNFENNPFKVVINSPEKDWKITTSLPKITEENNSFFAENFDCLVDSPFEIGLQKQYDFTVENKPHQWIIWGNGNIDAKRVIEDTKKIIETESKIFSGLPYEDYKFILHLSASGFGGLEHKNCCVLNYPRFAFKKEEKYYRFMQLVAHEFFHLWNVKRIRPKALEKFDYDQENYTTSLWFSEGTTSYYDILIPLRAGIYNRSTFLDLLSKDISNYLNISGRKIQPLAESSFDAWIKLYRRDAYSNNNQISYYLKGELVTLLLDLMIRKNSGNQKSFDDVMAIMWDKFGKKEIGFTPEELKTEIEKVANTNLKEFFHLYLETTEEIPFNQYFEPFGLVLRGKKEDNDCPYLGLTVQKEGCIEKITFVEANSPAGKAGVDAGDELLAIDGFRVTSETLSERLQDYRAGDAIALTIFHQEELKTVKIKLAPPQASSYQVTVMKNLTKAQKENLHSWLGR, from the coding sequence ATGACAAATATCACATATACAGTATCAATTACAAATCCTCAGCTACATTTATTTGACGTGGAATTAAAAATAGATAAATGGGAGAAAAAACAATTAAATTTAAAAATGCCAGTATGGACTCCGGGATCTTATTTAGTGAGGGAGTATGCTAGGCATTTACAAAATTTTCAGGTTAAGGGAAACAAACAAAATAATTTAAGTTATCAGAAAAAAACTAAAAATCATTGGTTAATAGAAACTGACAATGAAACAACTATTAACGTAAAATATCAAATATATGCTAATGAGTTAACAGTGAGAACAAATCATCTGGATGAAACTCATGGTTTTTTTACCGGTGCGGCTTTATTTCTTTATGTTCCTAATTTCGAAAATAATCCTTTTAAAGTTGTCATAAATTCTCCTGAAAAAGATTGGAAAATTACTACCTCTTTACCCAAAATAACAGAGGAGAATAATAGTTTTTTTGCAGAAAATTTTGACTGTTTAGTAGATAGCCCCTTTGAAATTGGCTTACAAAAGCAATATGATTTTACCGTGGAAAATAAGCCCCATCAATGGATTATATGGGGTAATGGAAATATTGATGCAAAGAGAGTTATAGAAGACACAAAGAAAATAATAGAAACTGAGTCAAAAATTTTTTCAGGTTTACCTTACGAAGATTATAAATTTATTTTACATTTATCAGCTTCAGGTTTTGGCGGTTTGGAACATAAAAATTGTTGCGTTTTAAACTACCCTCGCTTTGCTTTTAAAAAAGAAGAAAAATATTATCGCTTTATGCAGTTAGTAGCTCATGAATTTTTTCATTTATGGAATGTTAAAAGAATAAGACCTAAAGCCTTAGAAAAGTTTGATTATGATCAAGAAAATTATACAACTTCTCTTTGGTTTTCCGAGGGAACAACTAGCTATTATGATATACTTATCCCTTTGAGGGCAGGTATTTATAATCGTTCAACATTTTTAGATTTATTGAGTAAAGACATAAGTAATTACTTGAATATTTCGGGAAGAAAAATACAGCCTTTAGCGGAATCTAGCTTTGATGCTTGGATTAAGTTATATCGTAGAGATGCTTATAGTAATAATAACCAAATTTCTTACTATTTAAAAGGTGAGTTAGTAACATTATTATTAGATTTAATGATTAGAAAAAATAGTGGCAATCAGAAATCTTTTGATGATGTAATGGCAATAATGTGGGACAAATTTGGTAAGAAAGAAATTGGTTTTACTCCTGAAGAATTAAAGACAGAAATAGAAAAGGTTGCTAATACTAATTTAAAAGAATTTTTCCATCTATATTTAGAAACCACTGAAGAAATCCCTTTCAACCAATATTTTGAGCCTTTTGGTTTAGTTTTAAGAGGGAAAAAAGAAGACAATGATTGTCCTTATCTAGGATTGACAGTACAAAAAGAAGGATGTATTGAAAAAATAACTTTTGTAGAAGCTAATTCCCCGGCGGGTAAAGCTGGTGTTGATGCTGGAGATGAGTTATTAGCCATAGATGGTTTTCGAGTTACCAGTGAGACGTTATCAGAAAGACTACAAGATTATCGAGCAGGAGATGCGATCGCACTTACTATTTTTCATCAAGAGGAATTAAAAACCGTAAAAATTAAATTAGCACCCCCCCAAGCTAGTAGCTATCAAGTTACAGTCATGAAAAATTTGACTAAAGCCCAGAAAGAAAATTTACATAGTTGGCTAGGGAGATAA
- the murB gene encoding UDP-N-acetylmuramate dehydrogenase has translation MTITIKTDSETKVVTLTNTECNIYQSVSLSPFTSYRVGGKAQWYAEPKSWNDIQAIFTWLQKEQMPFTCLGGGSNLLISDRGIEGLVLNTRHLKQYLIDEDNLTITVGAGYPLPKLAWKAAKKGWQGLDWAVGIPGTVGGAVVMNAGAHKGCMADIFKSAIVAYSDGRIETLSKEDLEYSYRSSRLQKENALVLQATLNLESGQSKEEMMALTTSNFKMRKQTQPYDKPSCGSVFRNPKPQAAGWLIEQIGLKGHQIGGAQVAHRHANFILNAGNATARDIFNLIQYVQEKVEENWSILLHPEVKFLGQF, from the coding sequence ATGACTATTACTATCAAAACTGACTCAGAAACAAAAGTCGTTACCCTCACAAACACTGAGTGCAATATTTATCAATCCGTGTCTCTTTCTCCTTTCACATCCTATCGAGTCGGTGGCAAGGCTCAGTGGTATGCTGAACCTAAATCATGGAATGATATACAAGCAATATTTACATGGTTACAAAAAGAGCAAATGCCTTTTACTTGTTTAGGGGGGGGTTCTAATTTACTAATTAGCGATCGCGGTATAGAAGGATTAGTTTTGAACACTCGTCATCTTAAACAATATCTGATTGATGAGGATAATCTTACTATCACTGTGGGTGCTGGTTATCCCCTTCCTAAATTGGCATGGAAAGCCGCCAAGAAAGGTTGGCAAGGGCTAGATTGGGCTGTTGGCATACCCGGGACTGTGGGGGGTGCTGTCGTGATGAATGCGGGGGCTCACAAGGGCTGTATGGCTGATATTTTCAAAAGTGCGATCGTGGCTTATAGTGATGGAAGAATAGAAACTCTGTCAAAAGAAGATTTAGAATACTCTTATCGCTCCTCTCGATTACAAAAAGAAAATGCTTTAGTTTTACAAGCTACCCTAAATTTAGAATCAGGGCAAAGTAAAGAAGAAATGATGGCATTAACCACCAGTAATTTCAAAATGCGTAAACAAACACAACCCTACGATAAACCAAGTTGTGGCAGTGTTTTTCGTAATCCAAAACCTCAAGCGGCTGGGTGGCTAATTGAGCAAATCGGTTTAAAAGGTCATCAAATAGGTGGTGCTCAAGTTGCCCATCGTCATGCTAATTTCATCCTTAATGCAGGTAATGCAACTGCTAGAGATATTTTTAACTTGATACAGTATGTGCAAGAAAAAGTAGAAGAAAATTGGTCTATTTTGCTCCATCCAGAAGTAAAATTTTTAGGTCAATTTTAA
- the murC gene encoding UDP-N-acetylmuramate--L-alanine ligase — translation MSGIDLQGKPFHFIGIGGIGMSALAYILAKRELPVSGSDIRASHITNRLEAVGATIFTSQNAENFERISWGNHGHYHKQEVQVVCSTAINQDNPEYKEAIAQGYPIYHRSDLLAALIKDYKSVAVAGTHGKTTTSSLIAYLLLESGLDPTVIIGGEVSAWEGNARLGESNYLVAEADESDGSLVQHHPEFGIITNIELDHPDHYESLDQLVGIFRQFAHQSKNVIACVDCPITRKYIQADITYSLNPQSGANYIATNIVHSPYGSEAEVWENGIWLGNISLELSGDHNISNALAAIAVGRKLGLNFATIADALSTFEGAKRRFEYKGTYQGATLIDDYAHHPSEIRCTLQAGRARLKQYDAQRLIAIFQPHRYSRTSAFLEDFAQCFAQADVVIVTDIYSAGEKNTEGINGEIVADYISKYHQEVYFQPNLHSLRDFLADFLEPEDLTLFLGAGNLNQIIPQLIALEEKSYAQVA, via the coding sequence ATGTCAGGAATAGATCTACAAGGTAAGCCTTTCCACTTCATTGGTATCGGTGGAATTGGTATGTCGGCTTTGGCTTATATTTTGGCAAAAAGAGAGTTGCCTGTTTCTGGGTCAGATATTCGTGCTAGTCATATTACTAATCGTTTAGAGGCAGTTGGTGCAACTATTTTTACTAGTCAGAATGCAGAAAATTTTGAGCGTATTTCATGGGGAAATCATGGACATTACCATAAGCAAGAGGTTCAGGTAGTTTGTTCTACTGCTATTAATCAGGATAACCCAGAATACAAAGAAGCGATCGCACAAGGTTATCCTATTTATCATCGCTCAGATTTATTAGCCGCTCTTATTAAAGATTACAAAAGTGTTGCGGTAGCGGGAACTCATGGTAAAACCACCACTAGCAGTTTAATTGCTTATTTATTATTAGAGTCTGGTTTAGATCCTACCGTTATTATTGGTGGCGAAGTAAGTGCATGGGAAGGAAATGCTCGTTTAGGGGAAAGTAATTATTTGGTGGCGGAGGCGGATGAGTCTGATGGTTCTTTAGTGCAGCATCACCCTGAATTTGGTATTATTACTAATATAGAATTAGATCATCCTGATCATTATGAATCTTTAGATCAGTTAGTTGGTATTTTTCGACAATTTGCTCATCAGTCTAAAAATGTCATTGCTTGTGTTGACTGTCCTATCACCCGTAAGTATATTCAAGCAGATATTACCTACAGTTTAAACCCTCAATCTGGGGCTAATTATATTGCTACAAATATCGTTCATAGTCCTTATGGTAGTGAAGCAGAAGTTTGGGAAAATGGTATCTGGTTGGGTAATATTTCCTTAGAACTCTCTGGAGATCATAATATCAGTAATGCTTTAGCTGCGATCGCAGTTGGCAGAAAATTAGGTTTAAATTTTGCTACTATTGCCGATGCCCTCAGCACTTTTGAAGGAGCAAAAAGACGTTTTGAATATAAAGGCACTTATCAGGGTGCAACTTTAATTGATGATTATGCCCATCACCCCAGTGAAATACGATGTACTTTGCAGGCGGGTCGTGCTAGACTGAAACAGTATGATGCTCAAAGATTAATTGCTATTTTCCAACCCCACCGCTACAGTCGCACTTCAGCATTTTTGGAAGATTTTGCTCAGTGTTTTGCTCAAGCTGATGTCGTTATTGTTACAGACATTTACAGTGCGGGGGAGAAAAATACAGAGGGTATTAATGGAGAAATAGTGGCGGATTATATTAGTAAATATCATCAGGAAGTTTATTTCCAACCCAATCTGCATAGTTTAAGGGATTTTCTTGCGGATTTTCTCGAACCCGAAGACTTAACTTTATTTTTAGGGGCGGGAAATCTCAATCAAATTATTCCTCAATTAATAGCTTTAGAAGAGAAATCTTATGCACAAGTCGCTTAA
- a CDS encoding tetratricopeptide repeat protein: MLDLTIIDANTLELDLSKCNKKLKIFPFDPRLYIKRGMIFFKLAQLNESLKDFNKAEELNPQLTPYLWQRGLTYYYLGKYAKAGRQFELDLSVNSQDIEETLWLYLAIAKLENPQNAQECLLPVKYDTRGFMRQIYQVFAGKSDISTLTNINTNSSLREVFFYFLYAGLYYFAHEDNFQANLYIQKAIEVKIDDYMWYLACVHLNVFNR, encoded by the coding sequence GTGTTGGATTTGACCATAATCGATGCGAACACATTAGAATTAGACTTAAGTAAGTGTAATAAAAAATTAAAGATATTTCCCTTTGATCCCAGATTGTATATCAAAAGGGGGATGATTTTTTTCAAATTAGCCCAACTAAATGAATCCCTTAAGGATTTTAACAAAGCAGAAGAATTAAACCCCCAATTAACTCCTTATTTATGGCAGAGAGGACTAACTTACTATTACCTAGGAAAATACGCCAAAGCAGGAAGACAGTTTGAGTTAGATTTAAGCGTCAATTCTCAAGATATAGAAGAAACTTTATGGTTATATCTAGCTATTGCTAAATTAGAAAACCCTCAAAATGCCCAGGAATGTTTACTACCAGTAAAATATGATACAAGGGGATTTATGAGACAAATTTATCAAGTATTCGCAGGAAAATCTGATATTTCGACTTTGACGAACATTAATACTAACAGTAGTCTAAGAGAGGTATTTTTTTACTTTCTTTATGCAGGACTATATTATTTTGCTCACGAAGATAATTTTCAGGCTAATTTATATATTCAAAAAGCAATAGAAGTAAAAATCGATGATTATATGTGGTATCTAGCCTGTGTTCACTTAAACGTATTTAACAGATAA
- a CDS encoding serine hydrolase, with translation MGGNILAIFLSRTHGENNYRRKASGTRANRRNIKSKVAQTQTNKRLIRKTNAPYTSITQENIVTQAKEQQNLVNIILNNVFRLTIFGVGIGTIFGSVLANTDLTKPLFPKIDIPFVDRVAQNTSVNQETNSSQESKPLAYTPEVSSNPEELKFSEELTALRSKFDTLRAKYPQLEPGAFFVDLDNGAYVNYNGIAPFPAASTIKIPVLVAFLQDIDEGKIYLDEKLTMTEANRVPHSGNMQYQPLGTQFTALYTATEMIINSDNTATEMIIERLGGKDELNKRFQEWGLENTVIRNLLPDLEGTNTTSPRDLGILLAKVNQGDLLSVRSRDRLLEIMRRTKTQTLLPQGLENNAIIAHKTGDIGTVLGDAGIIDMPTGKRYIGAVLVKRPHNDYSARTLIQEISRTAYQHFKWYLARPPISSNETSQ, from the coding sequence ATGGGGGGGAATATTTTGGCTATTTTTTTATCTCGAACTCATGGGGAAAATAATTATAGACGTAAGGCTTCAGGCACGAGAGCAAATAGAAGAAATATAAAATCAAAAGTAGCCCAAACACAAACTAATAAAAGGCTAATTAGGAAAACAAACGCCCCATACACATCCATTACTCAGGAAAATATCGTTACTCAAGCAAAAGAGCAACAAAATTTAGTCAATATTATCCTTAATAATGTTTTTCGTTTAACCATTTTTGGTGTCGGTATTGGGACTATTTTTGGTAGTGTCTTGGCTAATACTGATTTAACTAAACCTCTATTTCCGAAAATTGATATTCCCTTTGTTGATAGAGTTGCCCAAAATACATCTGTAAATCAAGAAACTAATTCCAGTCAAGAGAGTAAACCCCTTGCTTATACTCCTGAAGTAAGTAGCAATCCAGAAGAATTAAAGTTTTCAGAAGAATTAACGGCTTTAAGAAGCAAATTTGATACTCTTAGGGCAAAATATCCTCAATTAGAACCCGGAGCGTTTTTTGTTGATTTAGATAATGGTGCTTATGTTAACTATAATGGCATTGCTCCTTTTCCCGCCGCTAGTACTATTAAAATACCCGTTTTAGTGGCTTTTCTCCAAGATATTGATGAGGGGAAAATTTATCTTGATGAAAAACTAACAATGACAGAAGCCAACAGAGTTCCTCATTCTGGTAATATGCAATATCAACCCTTAGGAACACAGTTTACTGCTCTTTATACTGCCACAGAAATGATCATTAATAGTGATAATACCGCCACAGAAATGATTATTGAGCGATTGGGTGGTAAAGATGAGTTAAATAAACGTTTTCAAGAATGGGGTTTAGAAAATACTGTTATTCGTAATCTTTTGCCTGATTTAGAAGGTACAAATACCACTAGCCCCAGAGATTTAGGTATTCTCTTAGCTAAAGTTAATCAAGGTGATTTGTTGTCTGTGCGATCGCGCGATCGCCTCTTAGAAATAATGCGACGGACAAAAACTCAAACCTTACTACCTCAGGGATTAGAGAATAACGCCATCATTGCCCATAAAACAGGAGATATAGGCACAGTTTTAGGAGACGCAGGTATAATCGATATGCCCACAGGAAAACGCTATATTGGGGCGGTTTTAGTCAAACGTCCTCACAATGATTACTCAGCTAGAACCTTAATTCAAGAAATTTCCCGCACTGCCTACCAACATTTTAAATGGTATCTTGCCCGTCCTCCCATAAGTAGCAATGAAACTAGCCAATAA